Proteins encoded together in one Mycobacterium noviomagense window:
- a CDS encoding DUF2059 domain-containing protein produces MKKIALAGVSIAALSVAPLASADPTPGHDTKVNIQIPPMLCEIGSDDTNPGVGPNVVCQGNFVHAPAGDDQAVVTASGQFTYRSANIGVGYNHAPFQTLVPGQIYHVQDWTVVASNDGIRFTNDGTGHGMLVRTDTTVNAF; encoded by the coding sequence ATGAAGAAAATTGCACTAGCGGGAGTTAGCATCGCCGCACTGTCGGTCGCGCCGCTCGCAAGCGCCGATCCCACGCCAGGGCACGACACGAAGGTGAACATTCAGATACCGCCGATGCTCTGTGAGATCGGCTCAGACGATACAAATCCGGGTGTCGGCCCTAATGTGGTCTGCCAGGGCAATTTCGTTCACGCCCCAGCGGGCGACGATCAAGCCGTCGTCACCGCGTCGGGCCAGTTCACCTACCGAAGTGCGAACATCGGCGTCGGCTACAACCATGCCCCTTTTCAGACTTTGGTCCCCGGCCAGATCTACCACGTTCAGGACTGGACAGTCGTGGCGAGCAACGACGGCATTCGCTTCACCAACGACGGAACTGGCCACGGCATGCTTGTCCGCACCGATACCACCGTCAATGCGTTCTGA
- a CDS encoding adenylate/guanylate cyclase domain-containing protein, producing MISPVELENQTNSHGVHATDVRAATASSEAMMAASVNGPGGQPAEPPAYLVVHEGDSERRIPVFDQLFVGRECTGISEQRRLVIDDPEISRTHLELRLDAATNRAYVIDTSTNGTLLNGVRLERAALVPIKSGDQIRLGDVALTFHSQRFTAVPATAVRATRARFSHAAMVMVVGDIVNYSTISQVTDEAVIAQSLHTLWRQLRGVLQAHQGTLAHYAGDALFAVWELGRFPNAAELAIDFALAANQRVEELGPELPLRGPDGSPIHMGWGVVRGMAALAAMTRSADAVIGDATNLAFRLSGLAGRQGRAAVLVTSGVHRSVAEQFTWGAGESVEIKGRSGMETVFPVIARKTTKRLVADGG from the coding sequence ATGATCAGCCCGGTCGAGCTCGAGAACCAAACTAATTCACACGGCGTCCACGCAACCGACGTGCGCGCGGCGACGGCTAGCAGCGAGGCGATGATGGCGGCCTCTGTCAACGGGCCGGGCGGACAGCCCGCTGAGCCCCCGGCCTACCTCGTCGTCCATGAGGGCGACTCTGAACGCCGCATACCGGTGTTTGATCAGCTCTTTGTCGGCCGGGAATGCACGGGGATCAGCGAGCAACGGCGGCTGGTGATCGATGACCCGGAGATCTCACGCACTCATCTCGAACTTCGGCTGGATGCCGCAACCAACCGGGCTTACGTGATCGACACCAGCACCAACGGCACATTGCTCAACGGCGTTCGGCTGGAACGCGCCGCTTTGGTGCCGATCAAGTCCGGCGACCAAATCCGGCTCGGCGATGTGGCGCTGACGTTTCACTCGCAGCGGTTCACCGCCGTCCCGGCGACCGCCGTGCGCGCAACGCGAGCCCGGTTTAGTCATGCCGCGATGGTGATGGTGGTCGGCGACATCGTTAATTACTCGACAATCTCCCAGGTGACGGACGAGGCAGTCATAGCGCAGAGCCTGCACACCTTGTGGCGTCAGCTCCGCGGTGTACTGCAAGCCCATCAGGGAACACTTGCCCACTACGCCGGCGATGCGTTGTTCGCAGTCTGGGAGCTTGGCCGGTTCCCGAACGCTGCCGAGCTGGCAATCGACTTCGCGCTCGCCGCAAATCAGCGCGTCGAGGAGCTCGGGCCAGAGCTGCCATTGCGCGGACCGGACGGCTCGCCCATCCACATGGGCTGGGGTGTGGTGCGGGGCATGGCTGCACTAGCCGCAATGACCAGATCGGCCGACGCGGTGATCGGCGATGCAACCAATCTGGCTTTTCGGTTGTCCGGGCTGGCCGGCCGCCAGGGACGCGCAGCAGTGCTGGTGACCAGCGGCGTGCACCGCTCCGTTGCGGAGCAATTCACCTGGGGAGCAGGCGAATCCGTCGAAATCAAAGGGCGCAGCGGGATGGAGACCGTATTCCCGGTTATCGCGCGCAAAACCACGAAAAGGCTTGTCGCCGACGGCGGTTGA